A portion of the Homalodisca vitripennis isolate AUS2020 chromosome 2, UT_GWSS_2.1, whole genome shotgun sequence genome contains these proteins:
- the LOC124355737 gene encoding heparan-alpha-glucosaminide N-acetyltransferase-like, protein MNVNELRKGHNLFCPNGSTMYYDEACLILQNVLNDSMSLSRITDECYKCSPQRWADIGPLQTLYLTVPITAVTTFYYTPSTSMETQSCWVTYKFDQHGLYKYVLDLSCDTIEVIEFPSYSHMSLLVFTVIVLVFWIVQVCLSNLNVQKRLQSILKQRLFPEIELENVHSADFSESEIEFTKVTFDEVTQRERVVEYTTKGTNTGRSLDQLNAFYLPEQKPVEFVEFEALLAFRGFVVTMWVYLNVEERTYSFFQSSAWDGLKMDDLLLGWFYWALAASFYLHFHLSLSRGESRKRVFLRGVLLRSAIYCVAGLCYNHINNTSPRIQDFQPQLRTIADFRALGILQRVGLAQLVTSAVEVCVMSRTIKRGPLLRDLEDSWLQWLVCIALASIHVSITYSLPLPNCPTGYSGPGGLYDNFSTPHCTGGAVKYIDHKIFGRRHMPPVELLRQTLMVYQIHEPFEPQGLLGTLTSCLLMALAMQASRVFVYFHHPYSRVIRLTCWGIFQLLVGGVLCGFRQYDGPIPINRYLMSVSYVLVASGLAYLVLLGLYLFISVWNLWSGSPFIYTGANILVMFVGSKLFLHTFPFA, encoded by the exons ATGAATGTAAATGA ACTTAGAAAAGGTCATAACCTATTCTGTCCGAACGGATCGACAATGTACTATGATGAGGCTTGTCTCATATTACAAAATGTTCTCAACGATTCTATGTCGTTAAGTAGAATCACAGACGAATGTTACAAG TGTTCTCCTCAGAGATGGGCAGACATAGGCCCTCTGCAGACACTCTACCTCACCGTTCCGATCACGGCTGTTACCACATTCTATTACACGCCGTCCACCTCTATGGAAACTCAGTCTTGCTG GGTAACTTATAAATTTGACCAACATGGACTGTACAAGTACGTACTTGACTTGAGTTGTGATACTATCGAAGTCATAGAATTTCCCTCCTATTCACACATGT CTCTGCTGGTGTTCACCGTGATCGTGCTGGTCTTCTGGATTGTCCAAGTGTGCTTGTCGAATCTCAACGTGCAGAAGAGGCTGCAGAGTATACTGAAGCAAAGGCTCTTTCCAGAGATAGAGCTGGAGAACGTTCACAGTGCTGATTTTTCGGAGTCAGAGATTGAATTTACGAAGGTCACGTTCGATGAAGTAACTCAGAGAGAACGGGTTGTAGAGTACACAACT aaaGGAACCAACACTGGAAGAAGTCTTGATCAACTGAACGCCTTCTACCTTCCGGAACAAAAACCTGTAGAGTTCGTGGAATTTGAAGCTTTGCTGGCATTTCGAGG ATTTGTGGTAACCATGTGGGTTTACCTAAACGTGGAAGAACGAACTTATTCCTTCTTCCAAAGTTCTGCCTGGGATGGCCTCAAGATGGATGATCTTCTTTTGGGATG GTTCTACTGGGCGTTGGCAGCCTCTTTCTACCTCCACTTCCACTTGAGTCTGAGCCGAGGGGAAAGCCGCAAGAGGGTGTTTCTGCGAGGTGTACTTCTCCGGTCCGCCATATACTGTGTAGCTGGACTCTGCTACAACCACATCAACAACACCTCTCCCAGAATACAAGACTTTCAGCCCCAGTTGCGTACCATTGCCGACTTTAGGGCGCTTGGCATCCTGCAGCGAGTAGGGCTGGCACAGCTGGTCACCTCTGCAGTGGAAGTCTGCGTCATGTCGAGGACTATCAAG CGTGGCCCTCTCCTCCGGGATCTGGAAGATTCATGGCTCCAGTGGTTGGTCTGTATTGCTCTAGCATCTATACACGTCAGTATCACCTACTCGCTTCCCCTGCCCAACTGCCCCACTGGGTACTCTGGTCCGGGAGGCCTCTACGATAACTTCTCGACACCGCACTGCACCGGCGGCGCCGTCAAATATATCGATCATAAGATTTTCGGAAGAAGACACATGCCTCCAGTGGAGCTGCTCCGACAGACCTTGATGGTATATCAGATCCACGAGCCGTTCGAACCTCAAG GCTTGCTTGGGACTTTGACCTCATGTTTGTTGATGGCACTGGCGATGCAGGCTTCTcgtgtttttgtgtattttcacCATCCATACAGCAGAGTGATTCGACTCACCTGTTGGGGAATCTTTCAG CTGTTGGTGGGAGGTGTGCTCTGCGGTTTTCGACAGTACGATGGTCCTATTCCGATCAACAGGTATCTCATGTCCGTCTCTTACGTGTTGGTCGCCAGTGGCCTTGCTTACCTTGTGTTACTCGGACTGTATCTTTTCATCTCTGTATGGAACTTGTGGTCTGGTTCTCCTTTCATCTACACTG GAGCCAATATTCTTGTGATGTTTGTGGGTAGCAAACTGTTCCTTCATACTTTTCCATTTgcctaa